Genomic DNA from Garra rufa chromosome 22, GarRuf1.0, whole genome shotgun sequence:
GTGAAGTCTGGGTTCACTGAGATTGCAGGGGGAAGCTTTCTCCACACGCCATCCCTTCAGCTTCTGTGAGTTTCTGTTGGTgttatgtgtgtgtttgtccttTATAAGGATGGGGTGATCACCATGTTAAGTGGTCCAATGTTTGTTCTAAGCAATTACAGCCCGTCCCTCTTTAAAACGGCCAGTTTGGGGACATTCTTCAGCGTGTCTAATTTCTCAAAGGCTTTAAATTGGTGTGAATATTATGCAATGCAGCTGCTCTGTGAGGGACATGGCCTTGTCCTCGTGATGAACAAATAAGAAAATCTCGgcagttttataatggcagactTGCTACCTTAACAAAATCTGACAAGGAGTATTATGCTAAATATGACCAGTTTTTTATTGTTTCTACCCTGATTGTGCAAAGACTTGTCATTGGGACACATGGAAAGAATTTATAAGAAGATTATATAAAATATCAGCCTGTTTGGGTACACGCTAAACTAGAAATAAATATGTGTGACAGGGGTCTTTcagcaatataattaaaaacagaACAAGAATGTTAATGTTTTGTCCTCTTTGGATGAAGCTGATTGCCATATACTCATGTCTGGGGTTGATTTAACTTCTGaagtttaaaatatttgtggTCACAAATGTTCTGTGGTtgtgttaacaaatgaaacattgCATAAGGGAacagttcattcaaaaatgaaactcaggacatccaagatgtagatgagtttatttctttattggaatagatttggagaaacttagcattgcatcacttgctcaccaatggatcctctgcacgCTGATAAAAGCAAAGTAATTCACATGACTCTAgtctatcagttaacatcttgtgatgtgaaaagctgtgtgtttgtaagaaacaaatccatcatcaatATGTTTTACCTTTAAACTGTCACTTATTGCCAAAATAGTGTCCATAATTCTAATACCACTTCTTCCATTGaaaaaattcaaattcaattgcCTTCTCCCATCAAAATCTACTGTcatatttgtttattgtttagaACTGTTCTTTGTTTatactgttttggcttgtaaacagtgcttgatctgtttATATTTCCGTCCTGACTCAGACaaaatgactttttcactggagaaagcaataaaAATATCATGCACAGAGcactcaaattaaattaaaaaagatttaatgatggatttgtttttttacaaacatgcactTAATTGATTAGAGTCGTGTGtgttgcttgtggattattgtgatgtttttatcagctgtttggactctcattccgacggcacccattcactccagaggatccattgatgagcaaatgatgtaatgctaaatttctccaaatctgatgaagaaacaaactcatctacagtgcatcttggatggcctgaggctaAGTAAATGTTAAGCACATTTTAGTTTTAAATGAACTGTTGCTTTAATATTCAGACAAACAAATTTTGAAACTACGTTTTgttttttccatgtttttttagaTTGTTTACAGCCAATTCTTTCGACTACATTGACGAAGATGCTTTCCAAGGCCTGCCACATCTGGAATATCTGTGAGTTTGATTTTCTATGTTTGAAACCGGCATCATTCAGTCTTTTCAGAATGCCACTCAGTTTTAGTACATATGCAACACTCTGTTTCAGATTTATTGAAAACAACAAAATCGAGTCAATTTCGCCCTATGCCTTCAGAGGTTTGAAATCTCTCATTCACCTGTGAGTATATCAAAGTTTCAAActataaaatacaaatacattgtTATCAAATTATATTGTATctacttaattattattttatatatgtttagTTTGATAAAAAATGTTTATGCTCATGTTAGTTTACAACTGATGTTAACAGATACACATTCTGTAgactaataaatgctgtattgTATAAGTTGAAGTATttacttattgtaaagtgttacctaatcatttttttttttttgttaggagTCTTGCCTACAATAATCTTGAGACGCTGCCCAAAGATATTTTCAAAGGAATGGATGCCTTAACAAAAgtgtatgtattttaacacttacGTCCAGCTTTCTTGCTATATAATATACTAGAAAAAGTGATTTAAATATAATCTATTCATCCGGGCAGGGATCTCAGAGGAAACATGTTCAATTGTGACTGTAAGTTGAAGTGGCTGGTGGAATGGATGTACAGCACTAATGCAACGGTGGATCAGTTATACTGCAGCGGGCCTCCACCCTATCAAGGGAAGAAGATAAATGACCTGGTGCCTCAGTCCTTTGACTGCATTACAGCAGGTAATTGTGCACTAGACTTTCCTTAGCACAACAAATTCTGGCTTTGAAATAAGCTGATCCTACATGTCCGCTGAAATGCTTAAGAATGCATTGTGTATGAATAAAAGGCATTACGTATTTAGCTTTATAAAatggttagttccattcctcaattctgattggtcagcagctgtgtcgtattcatgatatggcactgctatgaccgcttcactcaacggtttcgtgtatcattgaacccccttagcaaccacccttagcaacgtaaacacagctgcagcagttagggactactttttacagcggaaggcagttaatgattttactttatgaaaacgtacaacttaatatatataaattaatatatatttttgattttaatatttttattgtgtggtaaccgttttataaaagcaataaggtacttgaggcccggctgtatcatgaataaactacggctgaagggcgttgttaggcacgacgcaaAGCGgagtgatttattcacgatacagcacggcctctcgtaccttattgcttaattaaaattagtttatatcacacaacaaTCATCATTATTTATGGTCAGTTTTCCAAAAGAGAATGAATGTAAATTTTAGATGTATAAAGTAGATATCTAAAAAGTGATTTTGTGTAAATCTAGACTAAATGTCAACATGCATTTAGACATCTCACCtgcacaaaaacagattcagtattccttaaaatgaattaaaacagtcAAATGCAAAcctatgtatttaatcccattttgaTTACCAACTGCcaaaaacagaactttttatattaaaagcaaacaAGCAAGCACTTCCCAGTTTTAAAAAGTTAACGCAAAAGTAACTTACCGCataactttccataaaaagtaacaaagtatcaaaactttttaagggagtaacacaatattggaatgcattacttttaaaagcaactttccccaacactgtctaaaactaaaaccaaatcataaaaaaattattttgttacttgaaataaaatataacattaaaaaacttaaacaGATTTCATTTCAGCTGCCAGTTTATTGCAAGTGTTAAAATATCTATAATTATATTGATTAAAGCCCCATTTCATGGACAAAGCTAAGTCTAAGCcaagattaggccatagttcaattaagacatttaagtaattttttataaacgtgccttagaaaaaaacattactggtgtgcatcttgagacaaaacaaaggcattgatatattttaagatcagtcagtgcatgtttctttcagttgaaacagctcaggcttacattttagtctaggactaggcttaagccatgtctgtgaaaccggtGGAATATctgtaataaataaaatttattaaaactacATGGATCTATTTGATAAAAAAGcaacaaaattagtaaaacttACCTTTTTAacttaactaaaattaaagtacacaaaatataaaaataaaatctaattcaaaatattaacaaaaactataatagtatatcaatgatactaaaataacactgccagAGAGCACAGTGGCTGATGTatgtaatgcaattttttttcttaaaaaagagTCAAATGTATGCTAAATGgccaaattaaaaaatgaattacaTCCCAGTTAATACAGTTATATCAGCTAATTCCAAACAGgctaaatataaatgataaattgGCCTGACAAACATGTCAGgtcatttgtatttgtatagcACATTACAATGCAAATTGTATCAAGGCTTGTTTACAAAAAACTCTTTTAGAACTGGAAACAGGATGGtgaattttaatgtattatttggcAACAATATAAACAATCAAATTGTTGGGATTtgctatatgggccattctacagaattggaaataaagaaataaataaaatattaaaatcttaaatgtttactaaaatattttttattatctattgaaacccacaataatatttaaaatatcagcaagctatatatatatatatatatatatatatatataaaatcatcatttattgggcaTTTTCAATttggaggtggctgtcccgaacactaacccctaaatttcaactaatgaaaatcatgtttttaaaaatatctttagtTTATCTTTTAGTTtctaaattatgaaactttatgttaaaaatgtgtttttcatgtcactaccaaaacagtgtatgttttagtccatttgAACTACACCCCtatatttatgatcaggaaatatttatgtgtccccctctctcatagctacatggtgagtagacaGGCCCCAAcatttgaggtaaatgtgttagaAGGTtagaaaaatctgtgtgtataCTTTAAAGAACGTCACTACCGAACataatttttctataattaaacacacattttgggagttattccataacatttagtttttatgtgtatacaactgttcagaactgtgctagctaaccacgTGCTGATTAGGATCTTTTAGCTAGGTTCAAAactatctaaaattgtcactaccgtaacagtcatgaccaaaacatgtcatcgtTTCAGTAGTCACAAAAGAAAACACGTAATTCTTTACTTgggttaaataaacaaaattttagtacagttatgcacattttttgtattttagtattttgtagtgttttagtatgtgggttaaaattgtgtaatgtgatgtggtcgctaccaaagcattactgtcactactaaAAAATGGGATGTTATGAAACaattaaagtatactgaattatcaactaatatgtgaccacaaaaccagttataagggtcagtttgtttaaactgagatttatgcattatctgaaagccgaataaataagctgtccattgatgtatggtttgttatgatatttggccgagatacaactatttgaaagtctattgtaatctgagggtgcaacaaaatctaaatactaagaaaacctaatgaagttcttagcaatgcatatttctaagaaaaaattaagttttatttatgctaggaaatttacaaaatatcttaatggaacatgatctttccttaatatcctaatgttttttggcataaaagtaaaaaaaaaaaaaaaagcgataattttgacccatacaatgtattttgggctattgctgcaaatatacccatgctacttaacccttgtgcgaccttatggacatttttgtccatttcagctttgttttttgtcataagtgtgcctgtgttaatgcaactgcatcattttttttttttaattttaatatttcaccctcatttccttcaaaaaataaattttaccctccgtacaaaaaatactcacaatcaggaccttaaggacaataatctccacattgaaacccattaaaactgcaatttttttaacccagggccatttgactataaaatgatgcaatatttgctaagaGGCATTCATTTTattggcaaggcttcaaattttacatttttaccattttttactagattgaatttttaaaaatttggcatatacatttaaaaaacaaaaaatctaacactacataaaaatataaatgcctcaaaatgaatgttgttgtttttcactgacacacccaagaatctaataatgTAACGGAGGAGGCTCCCATACCTCCGTCTCCTCCGTACCAGCAGAGGGAACCCTCCCCTGAATATTAATTCGGCCCTTTTCGGACTCCATCtctaggggtgggtatcgtttgaattttatcgatttcgattccgattccgattccacttatcgattccgattcttttcgattcccagtttcgattccgatttagtaaaaaaaaaaaaaaaacaacaaacacaaaagtcaaacattaatatattaaacatgtttattttcagtgctagcttgcaacatattttattacaggggttctcaaccttttttatatcagggcccccttcttctcgggtcaattttgcaaggcccccctatgcctgacatttcctctaaagtgtttatttttgaaactttttttattaacctaaacatttgttttgcctttttatttttctcctgcatgttataaaaaaaaaatcaaacaaactttaaattaaagctatacttttgaatttaaaagaaaatcatctgctctaactttttaacatgaatacacacatacagatttaaagcacctaaattatttaattcagacattcttcacaacttcagagtactctttcttaagtgactgaatatctactgtttgtatttattataaaataaacatataaatgaaaaatacagtaaatacattgtaaatctgtttatgctggtgctcatatgtgcttaaacaccactgacccttacaagatccacctctatgggtaagcattcattataaaaaaactcacaggacattcattttgaaaactatgcaaatattttgaaatttcacgcaaaaatattatggatcagagcaccgaaagcatgaatagtttgtgaatcaacagcggacttatgcgtgcctaatgtacgactccgatatacaagaatggatacattaggcacgcgcgagttcgttactattactctggtcatctttgccttcacattaccgggagggtttgtttcatgcagccaagagataaagtagatacctgtcttcccgcgggggtataagtgacttttatgtgggcttttgcgggacgaaataacttatattccttctggagtgggcgagcgcaggactaaaatccgtcccttgcagatctctaagatgaagtttgcgtgcagcggtagatttgtcttcggtttttacaaagcgtagacacacttttaaacgcttaccgtgatccatcttttcgactgatgtttacattaccacgtaaagtcctggcagattgcacgcgcggaaggtcctggcagatcactagatgaaaaaaatgcaaccaggaatcgaaacgaggaatcgaaattttaatattataacaagtatccgattctttatcttaagtatccgattccagaatcggaatcctTCATTCCTGGGActgacacacccacacacacacacacacacacacacacctgcacctcattacTGACTCCAtataaaccacacacacacacaccagcacTTCGCAAAGTCTTGATTTGCCCCGGCTATCATTTCTGAGCGTTTATTCTGTGTTTGCCTTTCCTGTTTTTGATCTCGGACTGTTTATCGTCTCTGAAGCCTCTCTGTTTGCCCTGACCTCGGACTGTTTCGGATTATTGATTCTCGCCGCCTGCCCTGATTCACGCCCCCTCTGTTTAAACCTTTGCCTCGCCTACGTCACCCCTGTTTACTGTGTTTGACCTCTGCTCTGTCTGACTACGATTTCAATAAagtgctgcaaatggatcccaaTGCTTCTGACGCTTCCTTacaaataagcaaagaaaaaaaaatctgcttagcatttagtatatggaaattactactatttgtaattttttcataaaaaaaaacagcatttaaaggattacaattctgaaaatgaatgaatgtttggtatctatggatagaaccgatgctggttaaaaaaatcgacatcagtgaaagtgggaaaaaatattaataaatcatattccATTATTATTCCATATTCCACATTCCAtagtccattttgcacctatgtgtaacttttttttgacgcacaagggttaagactggttttgtggtccagggtcacatatgttatgatgtttggttcaatgtatattcaaactaatgaattcttaagtttaaaaaaacagtatgatcaactttttgtcttttacaaagaaaaatttgattcaaaatacaacaaatctcataaatcacacttgaaatattgttaaaattgcaattgttattgatttacctctgaaattgtttttaataaaatataagaaatatatatattttacaatgtagatgtaagcaaaatcttaacaggtcaatattaaattaatattactgtgttttggtagtgacaaatttggggaaaggacaaatattccaatagtttctaaaaatacaatatgaaaaATTAACTGCACAGTTGCTAAAAATGTGTACCtcggatattatacaatttgcatgcatacaaaatgtatggaaaaagtttccaactctgactttgaaccaattctgtaaaatGCCCCATATATTACAGTAGTGACAAGTTGgtgttattaatatatttttgatgatttgtttttttgttgcagAGTTTGCTTTAAAGAAAACCCTTGCATTTGAGTCCATATCTGTGGAAGCCTTTACGTTCGGGAATGACCAGTATGTCGTATACGCCCAGCCTTTCTCTGGAAAATGCAGCTTTTTGGAATGGGACCACGTCAACATGGAGTTCAGAGCATATGAGACCATAGAGAGTGAGCATCACACATCACACCCTCTTACCCAGactgcttaaaggggtcatatgatgcagtttcttgttttcctttgtctttggagtgttacaagctgttcgtgcatagataagatctgtaaagttgcaaagcttaaagtctcaaagaggtatttattataaaagttaagactcagccacacctgcCTAAGGCCCTGATCACACCGAATGCATCTTttcgttctaaaaacgcgaggcgcacagcactgccttttttttggtgacttttaaaaaaagagcagtgtgctgcgtttttttttatgttgctaggcaacgaccaaaacagctgtcctgtcagtcaaatcaaaggattatagcgcgagcgctctaaaatctttggtttttgctgttgattaaactgtcatattagcagaaacccccccaaaaaatacagctccggtttacccacgacagacaccaaaagtttttCCTCCATTTCtttcagtctccggactttttaagcaacggtaaactttcgtcaccacaacagaaggcccgcctctccattcattcgattggacaatggaaaaaacgtgaatgacgtcaggcgtttttccgctcagagttgctttttttcaacttcaggcgctcagagcacTTCTGCAAAAACGTGTggcgcagcaggcggtgaaaacgcgaggtgcccggggcgcataagcagcacgcagaacgctcactgccaacagaaaaccattcaaaaaaggcgcctctcactgcaaaaacgcgttcggtgtgatcgcggcctaaaaCGGCTagttcaaacacgcccccacttgtccacgtcatggggtgagtagattagcataacaccaaccatatgtatatggaaagaaagaaggcgtaacttttaccggctgtagtattgttgcagccgccatgttgtggagacgcagtgtgtaCTGTGTAGCTAAAGTACTTTGtttagccttccaaatgaggacacaactagaaatcagtggttaagttatatttacaaaactgttctggaacagtaaaacgcaaatattcgagtgggtgctgcgcatttcacggaggactgtttaCTGAACCTTgaagagcagcttacaatgccagctgtacacaaagggttaaggctataaactggggcaattccaatgttgcaaagacagtctgcgcttctgactgacggcctgtaagtacgttttcatattaaaagaattcagtactgactattcaaacacgAGTTTtcagcagtgtagagtagtgcttgtttctCGTTCTACAATCGCAACTGCAGACAAGGTGTTATGTTTATGTGGTGAGACACAatgcgtaaaaagacagtatgtgTCATTATAATcggtagttatgtccccactggatgcaacaaatgccttgtttataatgggttttattgtttctgtttcATCGTGCCGAGAAACGGCATGGTAAGAggcgtaacatttccgtcacacgcttggactattcggccaatcacaatgcagcTGAAAGCTGGCCAATCAGAAAACACCTTagtttccatcaacgatgagttttgtaaaaatcgaagtgtttcagaaaggcggggcagagaggaacaacaacactgcaaaaaatgcttttcttacttagtctCTGTATTAAAATGGATCTTTTTTTTAAAGGGggcatatgatgttgctaaaaagagcattattttgttgtaatgcaatgtgtttaagcggtttgaggttcaaaaaacatattattttccacatactttaaattattcactgcaaaaaatgcttttcttacttagattttttgtcttgtttccagccaaaatatctaaaaattcttaaatcaagaaggatttttctagacaagtcaaagttaagtgagtttttgcttagaacaagcaaaataatctgccaatgggttaagcaAAAAAATTGGCAGATGCTTACACgatctgccaatgggttaagcaaaaaagcggaaaacaagattatttttcttaccccattggcaggttattttgcttgtttcaagcaaaaatgcacttaattttgacttgttttttttttctgaaaattcttcttgatttaagaattgttagatattttggctgaaaacaagacaaaaatctaaataagaaaaacattttttgcagtgaataatgtacagtatgtggaaaataatacctctaacaaaataatgctctttttagtaACATCACATGTCCCCCTTTAAAAACAGATCCATTTTAATACAGAGACTGATTACATTTCTGTGAATGTCATTACAGGCACTTCCACAGTAGTGTGCAAGCCAATGGTCATCGATAACCACCTCTTCATCGTGGTCGCCCAACTTTTCGGCGGCTCTCATATCTACAAAAGAGACAACTCTGCTAATAAATTCATCAAAATCCAGGACATCGATATCCTGAAAATCAGAAAGCCCAACGACATCGAGAGTTTCCGTGTGGACGGCGAGGTCTTCTTCGTGATAGCAGACAGCTCGAAGGCCGGCTCCACCACGGTGTACAAGTGGAACGGCAACGGCTTCTACTCCCACCAATCTCTCCATCCGTGGTACCGCGACACAGACGTTGAGTATCTGGATATCGCAGGCAAACCCCACCTTATTTTGTCTAGCAGCTCGCAGAGGCCTGTTATCTACCAGTGGAGCAGAAGCCAAAAGCAGTTTGAGCGACGGACGGACATTCCGGAGATGGAGGACGTCTACGCCGTCAAGCACTTCAAGGTGAAGGGGGAGCTGTTTATCTGTCTGACGCGCTTCATCGGCGACTCCAAGGTGATGAAGTGGGACGGCTCTATGTTCACAGAGATACAGACAATGCCCTCGCGGGGATCCATGGTCTTCCAGCCCGTCTCCATCGGCAACTGGCAGTACGCCATCCTAGGCAGCGACTACTCGCTAACGCAGGTCTATCAGTGGGACACCAAGAAGGGCCAGTTCGTGCACTTCCAGGAGCTCAACGTCCAGGCGCCAAGAGCATTCTCGCTGGTGTCCATTGACAACCGAGAGTTCCTGCTGGCGTCCAGCTTTAAAGGGAAGACGCAGATTTACGAGCACTTGATGATCGACCTAAGCAGTTAGGGTGCCAAGCGAAAGCGCAGAGAACCAGACCCTGACACAGACGCGAGCCTATTGTGAAACTACATGCATGATCTAGCCTAgcgctaataataataattccagaTGAATGCCTCTCTAGAAACGCCCTTTGTGTCTTTCTCTGTTGTCACCATCTGCTCTGCACTTTTCATGTTTCCCTGGCTTTTTTGTCCCTTTCGACAAAAGCTGTTGTTAACATATTCTCATGCTTGCCGTGTAGTCACTAAAGAGGTATAATAAGGAGACAACAAAGGACAAATCAGTTAGCTGTTGACGTGATAACAATCTGCCAAATAAACtgtttacatacatttttacaCTGATGTAAAAAgccatttttaacttttttaaacaaaaccGACCAGTTTAACCACATTGGGTGTGATAGATTTGAAGCTCTTTTTGACTCCATTTCTTTGAATAATCAGAACGCAATAAACTTAGATTAGATTTCAGTTACTGAGGTGAAGTAGATGTGGGGAAGAAGGTTAGTTGTTTACTGGTACTTGTTTTTGTTAGAACTAATAAAACCTTAAAAAAGAGCCTGCTTTGTCGTGATGCATACATTTTGCCTGAAAGTGTGAATCTCatgaatgaaaaacaaacaaatatgctTGACAAATGTGAAGTAAACACAAAGACTCAAGACTTAAAaaagtctcttcagctcaccaagcctgcatttatttgatccaaaatacagcaaaagtatatatattgtaatattgtgaaatattgtgctAATTAACATacttgctttttattttaatatattttaaaatgtaatttatttctgtgttcaaatctaaattttcagtatcattacttaaGTCACACAATGTCACACAatgcttcagaaataattctaatatgctgatttgctgtttaggaaacatttattagtagtagtagtagtagtataatttaaaatgatagaaattaatagttttattaagcaatgatgctttaaaattgatcaaacgtgatgataaaaacatttataatgttacaaaacatttctatttcagataaatgctgctctgaACTTTAAATTCATCGTAGAaagctgaaaaaaatctactcagctgttttcaatataataataataaatgtttttgagcagaaaatcagcatattagaacgatttctgaaggtcACTGaagactaaaaattcagctttgaaatcacaggaataaattagattttaaaatacattgaaatagaaaacagatattttaaatagtaaagaactactttggatcaaaaaaacaggcatggtgagcagaagagactttcaaaaaacattaaaaacttttgaatggtagtgtagacTATATGTGACTATATgagtttttttaatgcaattatgtacatattaatacaaatatatacatctCACAACAGTAGTAAAAAAAATAGggtatacagagagagagagagagagagagagaaaacaaaaaaaaaaacaagtgcatGCGCATGGGTAAAAAGACTTATGCCAGggataaaagaaacatttaaacatttaattaatcaaatgtgaccctggaccacaaaaccagtcttaagtagcatggcatgtttgtagaaatagccaaaaaatacaatgtatggttcaaaatgattgatttttcttttatggcaaaaatcattaggatattgggtaaagatcatgttccatgaagatatgttgtaaatttcctactgtaaatatatcaaaacttaatgtttgattagtaatatgcattgctaagaaatttaaacaactttacaatattttgatatttttgcaccctcatattgcAGATTTTCGATAGTTGGATCTTGAGCAAATAGttcatcatgttccatgaagatattttgtaaatttcctactgtaaatataatatgcattgctaagaacgttaaacacaactttaaagataattttc
This window encodes:
- the LOC141297620 gene encoding leucine-rich glioma-inactivated protein 1-like; protein product: MGYANRSIRRYTFLLLVATLLVLVESRRGKQPRCPSGCTCTKDNALCENVRTVPHSFPPDVVSLSFVKSGFTEIAGGSFLHTPSLQLLLFTANSFDYIDEDAFQGLPHLEYLFIENNKIESISPYAFRGLKSLIHLSLAYNNLETLPKDIFKGMDALTKVDLRGNMFNCDCKLKWLVEWMYSTNATVDQLYCSGPPPYQGKKINDLVPQSFDCITAEFALKKTLAFESISVEAFTFGNDQYVVYAQPFSGKCSFLEWDHVNMEFRAYETIESTSTVVCKPMVIDNHLFIVVAQLFGGSHIYKRDNSANKFIKIQDIDILKIRKPNDIESFRVDGEVFFVIADSSKAGSTTVYKWNGNGFYSHQSLHPWYRDTDVEYLDIAGKPHLILSSSSQRPVIYQWSRSQKQFERRTDIPEMEDVYAVKHFKVKGELFICLTRFIGDSKVMKWDGSMFTEIQTMPSRGSMVFQPVSIGNWQYAILGSDYSLTQVYQWDTKKGQFVHFQELNVQAPRAFSLVSIDNREFLLASSFKGKTQIYEHLMIDLSS